A segment of the Chitinophagales bacterium genome:
TTTACCCGGACCCACTGCTAATACTTCACCTTTTTGTGGTTTCTCCTTTGCTGAATCGGGAATGATCAATCCTGATTGAGTTTTTGATTCTGCCGGAGCAGGTTTTACCACTACTCTATCGGCAAGCGGTTTAATAGCTAATTTTTTTGCCATTTTTCTTAATTTTTTATTTGGTTAATTATTGAATGATTCAATGTCCTCCTTATAGCATTAGTTGTGCCAAAGCAGAAATACT
Coding sequences within it:
- a CDS encoding co-chaperone GroES — encoded protein: MAKKLAIKPLADRVVVKPAPAESKTQSGLIIPDSAKEKPQKGEVLAVGPGKKDEPTELKVGDSVLYGKYAGQEISIDGEDYLIMRESDVIAVV